One Peribacillus simplex NBRC 15720 = DSM 1321 genomic region harbors:
- a CDS encoding CDP-glycerol glycerophosphotransferase family protein translates to MNKKVIKRKVDFLKQPIANFLMKENHQRVNRYAKYYEKLSVQKNTILYESRDGNSMTDSPYAMFKYMVENPDYQDFMHIWSIQDFRVLSGVIAKYKDMPNVQFVQRNSKEYLKWLATSEYLINNSTFQSFFIPKSDQIYINTWHGTPLKNMGFDIPGNPSVSQNVVRNFLSADFILSPNAHTTNIFTHSYKLNGLYKGEIIEEGYPRIDLTLNTNPGEYKEYLRTLGLKISDAKENILYAPTWKGTNLAKVDNDLLQIIADINYLQSQIGEQYNLFIKVHPFLYKEAAKHSEIKDRLIPDHVDTNELLSAVDLLITDYSSIFFDYLVTDKPILFYTWDTDVYAEERGQYLQNDELPGPMLFNSKELALAIKDIKNVKLRYSDKYKKMQGKFTNHEDGKVTERIVNKIFNKSTKQLNTITGLDSAKEKILIYPGGLRDNGITSSFLNLMNNIDYDKYDVSCFTATPHSHEVLKNMGKVNKNVRFLFKPGLPVYKFLEVYKDKFIHNRGERGFLGKKLYPENAYNREHARLFGKTKFDFVIDFSGYSHYWAKYLLTADAKKKVCYMHNDLLSDSERIINGKRPHRINLRGIFSVYNRFDKLVSVSEGTMELNRKNLLEYADYDKFDYVMNSINPDKILQIESNESEVIENDEKALFTENFKARAILRDVKDNQVWNTLPGISNATQFPLEERFEDAEIVISRKAYADQKTFYKFSHNNQVIGWISEEAVELLPDSIIYEKEVDKIARLVRPRSNYIWSLPYKVEGTYKVSGSHDFKGIIVKVDREAKTQHSIYSRISVKNKIIGWIDNSALSMLEHCTINEDMSFNDKLQIMMKRKYIISRNYKNNKKFIDKIENRTLKEINTGNQKYGKITNPEDHTIWTKAYPNYKAKRVSKAIDFEGQIVRIIKYNRTNKGGYYLFEIDNKKIGWLNTGAFEIIEEPILLKEREVRGTAEINLGDYNIWDKPYGLQDAMVLENGPTFNGRIVKFDKEAITQLGTYAHILLDGISIGWIDKQALIVQEVHGLEVNNQFVPYPDENDFNFVNMGRLSPEKGQDNLIRAFAGFHEKHKNSKLYILGQGPLKEDLQAIIDDLDLNHSIHLLGQLENPFSFMEKCDCFVLSSHYEGQPMVLLEAMTLGMKIMATDIVANRTVLENGKYGLLVENSIDGLEKGLSTMVSNDNPKLAKFDYTQYNGLAMETFNKCL, encoded by the coding sequence GTGAATAAGAAGGTAATAAAAAGAAAAGTCGATTTCCTCAAACAGCCGATCGCCAATTTCCTAATGAAGGAAAATCATCAGCGTGTAAATAGATATGCAAAGTATTATGAGAAATTAAGCGTACAAAAAAACACAATTCTATATGAGAGTCGTGATGGAAACAGTATGACTGACAGTCCATACGCGATGTTTAAATATATGGTGGAAAATCCAGACTATCAAGATTTTATGCACATTTGGTCCATCCAGGATTTCCGTGTTCTCTCAGGTGTAATAGCGAAGTATAAGGATATGCCGAATGTTCAATTTGTTCAACGTAATTCAAAGGAATACTTAAAATGGTTGGCAACAAGTGAGTATTTAATCAATAACTCCACATTCCAGTCGTTCTTCATCCCTAAAAGCGATCAAATTTACATCAATACTTGGCATGGAACGCCCCTTAAGAATATGGGCTTTGATATACCTGGTAACCCTTCGGTCTCCCAAAACGTTGTCAGGAACTTTTTGAGTGCAGATTTCATTTTGAGCCCTAATGCCCATACCACCAACATATTTACACATAGCTATAAGTTAAATGGATTGTATAAAGGTGAAATTATAGAAGAAGGATATCCGAGGATCGATTTGACGCTGAATACGAATCCGGGGGAGTATAAGGAATATCTAAGAACTCTAGGTTTGAAAATCAGTGATGCTAAGGAAAATATTTTATATGCTCCGACTTGGAAGGGGACGAATTTGGCCAAAGTAGATAACGATCTTCTTCAAATCATTGCAGATATTAATTATTTACAAAGTCAAATTGGTGAACAATATAACCTATTTATTAAGGTGCATCCATTTCTATATAAAGAGGCTGCCAAGCATTCGGAAATCAAGGATCGACTAATACCTGACCATGTGGATACAAATGAATTGCTTTCTGCAGTTGACTTGCTTATCACGGATTATTCCAGCATTTTCTTTGATTACCTTGTTACCGATAAGCCCATTCTATTTTACACATGGGATACGGACGTTTATGCAGAGGAAAGGGGACAATATCTCCAAAATGACGAACTCCCGGGACCAATGCTTTTTAACTCAAAAGAATTGGCACTAGCCATTAAAGATATTAAAAATGTGAAATTGAGATATTCCGATAAATATAAAAAAATGCAGGGGAAATTCACAAACCATGAGGATGGAAAAGTAACAGAGAGAATAGTCAATAAAATTTTCAATAAGTCTACGAAACAACTAAACACAATTACTGGGCTGGATTCCGCAAAGGAAAAAATATTAATTTACCCGGGCGGATTGAGGGATAACGGAATTACATCCTCTTTCCTTAACTTAATGAATAATATTGATTATGATAAATATGATGTCAGCTGTTTTACTGCCACTCCCCACTCGCACGAGGTTTTGAAAAACATGGGCAAGGTTAATAAGAATGTGCGCTTTCTATTCAAACCTGGCCTGCCTGTGTATAAATTTTTGGAAGTATACAAAGACAAATTCATCCATAACAGAGGGGAAAGAGGTTTCCTAGGGAAGAAGCTTTACCCGGAAAATGCCTATAATAGAGAGCATGCACGTTTATTCGGTAAAACAAAGTTTGATTTTGTTATCGATTTTAGCGGTTATAGCCATTATTGGGCTAAATATCTGCTGACGGCAGACGCAAAAAAGAAAGTTTGTTATATGCATAATGATTTGCTTTCTGATAGTGAGCGCATCATTAATGGAAAGAGACCTCACCGTATTAATTTAAGAGGGATTTTTTCGGTATACAATCGATTTGATAAACTGGTAAGTGTTTCTGAGGGAACGATGGAATTAAACCGAAAGAATCTATTGGAGTATGCAGACTACGATAAATTTGATTATGTAATGAATTCTATCAACCCGGATAAAATCCTTCAAATCGAGTCAAATGAATCTGAAGTTATCGAAAATGATGAAAAGGCACTGTTCACAGAAAACTTCAAAGCAAGGGCGATATTAAGGGATGTTAAGGATAATCAAGTTTGGAATACCCTTCCGGGAATTTCGAATGCCACTCAATTTCCACTGGAAGAACGATTTGAAGACGCTGAAATCGTGATTTCGAGAAAAGCCTATGCTGATCAAAAGACTTTTTACAAATTCAGTCATAACAATCAAGTAATTGGCTGGATTAGTGAAGAAGCTGTGGAGCTGTTGCCAGACAGTATCATTTATGAAAAAGAAGTCGATAAAATTGCGAGGTTAGTAAGACCTCGTTCGAACTATATTTGGTCCTTGCCGTACAAGGTTGAAGGAACGTACAAAGTTTCCGGCAGTCATGATTTTAAAGGGATCATTGTAAAAGTCGATAGGGAAGCAAAAACCCAGCATTCGATTTATAGCAGAATATCTGTAAAAAACAAGATAATAGGGTGGATAGATAATTCTGCTTTATCCATGCTTGAACATTGTACAATCAATGAAGACATGAGCTTTAATGACAAGCTGCAAATCATGATGAAAAGAAAGTATATAATATCCAGAAACTATAAAAACAATAAAAAATTCATTGATAAGATTGAGAATAGAACGCTAAAGGAAATAAACACCGGTAATCAGAAGTACGGAAAAATAACCAACCCGGAAGACCATACAATCTGGACGAAGGCTTATCCGAACTACAAGGCTAAGAGAGTGAGCAAGGCAATCGATTTTGAAGGGCAAATCGTCAGAATCATAAAGTATAACAGAACCAACAAAGGCGGCTATTACCTTTTCGAAATCGATAATAAGAAAATTGGCTGGTTAAATACGGGGGCATTCGAAATCATAGAAGAGCCAATACTGTTAAAAGAACGGGAAGTGCGCGGCACTGCCGAAATTAACTTAGGCGATTATAATATTTGGGATAAGCCTTATGGACTGCAAGATGCCATGGTCTTGGAAAATGGGCCAACCTTTAATGGCCGGATCGTGAAATTCGATAAAGAAGCGATTACTCAACTTGGTACTTATGCCCATATATTATTGGACGGGATATCTATAGGTTGGATCGATAAACAGGCGTTAATCGTACAAGAGGTGCATGGATTGGAAGTGAATAATCAATTCGTTCCATATCCTGATGAAAATGATTTTAACTTTGTCAATATGGGAAGATTATCTCCTGAAAAAGGTCAAGATAATTTGATTCGTGCATTCGCAGGATTTCATGAGAAACACAAAAATAGTAAACTGTATATTTTAGGACAAGGACCTTTAAAGGAAGATTTGCAGGCAATCATTGATGACCTGGACTTAAATCATTCCATTCATCTTTTGGGTCAGCTTGAAAATCCATTTTCGTTCATGGAAAAATGTGACTGTTTCGTTCTTTCCTCACATTATGAAGGGCAGCCTATGGTATTATTGGAGGCAATGACCTTAGGAATGAAAATCATGGCTACTGATATAGTGGCTAACCGAACCGTTTTGGAAAACGGTAAATATGGTTTACTTGTTGAAAATAGCATAGATGGACTGGAAAAGGGCTTATCTACTATGGTTAGTAATGATAATCCTAAACTAGCGAAGTTTGATTACACCCAATATAATGGATTGGCCATGGAAACTTTCAATAAATGCCTATAA
- the galE gene encoding UDP-glucose 4-epimerase GalE: protein MILVVGGAGYIGSHLVKELVNTEEVVILDNLSTGFRSLVDSKAILVEGNLGDEAVLNEIFLKYPIKAVMHFAANSLVGESVQDPYKYYENNVGATLTLLNTMLKHDVKNFIFSSTAATYGIPNVDMIDEDQPTNPINPYGRSKLMVEQILGDFAKAYGLHYVVLRYFNAAGAHASAEIGESHDPETHLIPIILQHLLGQREKISVFGTDYDTEDGTCIRDYIHVTDLAQAHIIALQALLSGKKDTATYNLGNGKGFSVKDVIDTCEKVTGVKPTIEYADRRPGDPARLVASANKIYEELGWKASIDLEEIIESAWKWHKSQMN, encoded by the coding sequence ATGATTTTGGTCGTTGGCGGTGCAGGATATATTGGAAGTCATCTTGTAAAAGAGTTAGTGAATACTGAAGAGGTAGTCATTCTGGATAATCTCTCTACCGGTTTTCGTTCGCTGGTCGATTCGAAGGCCATCTTGGTGGAAGGAAATTTAGGTGACGAAGCGGTTTTGAATGAAATATTCCTTAAATATCCCATTAAAGCTGTTATGCACTTTGCCGCTAATAGCTTAGTTGGTGAGTCTGTTCAAGATCCTTATAAATACTATGAAAATAATGTAGGTGCAACTCTTACATTATTGAATACCATGCTCAAGCATGATGTTAAGAATTTCATTTTTTCATCAACGGCAGCTACATACGGGATACCGAATGTTGATATGATTGATGAAGATCAGCCAACCAATCCGATTAATCCATATGGTCGCTCGAAACTGATGGTAGAGCAGATCTTAGGAGACTTTGCAAAGGCATATGGACTCCATTATGTCGTCCTGCGTTACTTTAATGCGGCCGGAGCACATGCATCGGCAGAAATCGGTGAAAGCCATGATCCGGAAACACACCTGATTCCGATCATTTTACAGCATTTATTAGGTCAACGTGAGAAGATTTCCGTGTTTGGTACGGACTATGACACAGAAGATGGCACTTGCATTCGTGATTATATTCATGTAACGGATTTAGCTCAAGCTCATATAATCGCGCTTCAAGCCCTATTATCCGGGAAGAAGGATACGGCCACCTACAATCTTGGGAATGGAAAAGGGTTTTCGGTTAAGGATGTAATCGACACTTGTGAAAAAGTCACAGGAGTGAAACCGACCATAGAGTATGCAGACCGTCGCCCTGGAGATCCAGCCCGTCTGGTTGCTTCGGCTAATAAGATATATGAAGAACTTGGATGGAAAGCGTCGATAGATTTGGAAGAGATCATTGAAAGTGCGTGGAAATGGCATAAATCTCAAATGAATTAA
- a CDS encoding PhzF family phenazine biosynthesis protein has product MKMVRVFHYDAFSSKPNKGNPAGVVLDADGLTEKEMQDIALKVGFNETSFPMESDIADLRIRYFTPGHEMNLCGHATMATIHALKTRGLLDKDELMIETGAGILPIKIHTTADQEIYITMKQAAPQFEAFNGDKGGLASSLGLDIEDLESELPIVYGSTGLWTLLVPVKERNSFKRMKANNNLFPQLLKEMPRASVHPFCLEAYDKDAHMHARHFSSPFSGTLEDPVTGTASGVMGAYYAKYIKDDLEDEVHLLIEQGHEIGKDGRVRVTATKNHDTYDIEITGNAVYVKEFEVEV; this is encoded by the coding sequence TTGAAAATGGTAAGGGTTTTTCATTACGATGCGTTCAGCAGTAAACCGAATAAAGGAAATCCAGCAGGTGTGGTTTTAGATGCGGATGGACTGACGGAAAAGGAAATGCAGGATATAGCGCTGAAGGTGGGGTTTAATGAAACCTCTTTTCCCATGGAGTCCGATATTGCCGATCTTAGAATCCGTTATTTTACACCAGGACACGAAATGAATCTTTGCGGACACGCGACAATGGCTACCATCCATGCACTGAAGACCAGGGGATTATTGGATAAAGATGAGCTGATGATTGAAACAGGAGCGGGAATATTGCCAATCAAGATCCATACGACGGCTGATCAAGAGATATACATTACGATGAAGCAGGCCGCGCCACAGTTTGAAGCGTTTAACGGAGATAAGGGGGGCTTAGCCAGTTCCCTGGGCCTTGATATAGAAGATCTGGAAAGTGAATTACCTATTGTTTATGGAAGTACAGGTTTATGGACTTTACTGGTTCCGGTAAAAGAACGGAATTCATTCAAAAGGATGAAGGCGAACAATAACCTGTTTCCGCAATTATTAAAGGAAATGCCAAGAGCTTCTGTTCATCCCTTTTGCTTGGAAGCCTATGATAAGGATGCCCATATGCATGCCCGGCATTTTTCCTCGCCATTTTCAGGTACGCTTGAGGACCCGGTTACAGGAACTGCTTCAGGTGTAATGGGGGCTTATTATGCAAAATACATAAAGGATGATCTTGAAGATGAAGTGCACCTGTTAATCGAACAGGGACATGAAATCGGAAAGGATGGCAGAGTTCGCGTTACGGCTACCAAAAACCATGACACATATGATATTGAAATCACCGGGAATGCTGTCTACGTTAAAGAATTTGAAGTGGAAGTCTAA